The DNA segment AGGCTGAGTCAGTGCAATGTAATCTCTTTGTACTCACATGATGACTTAGGTCGGCgtcaatgatgatgataaagtCGCCGGTCGCATGCTTAATACCGTGTATGTAGGCGGTGCCCAGACCTAGCTTGGCGGTACGTGGTCGCAGCACAATTTTGTCCTCACCATATATCTTCTGCAAGTCCTTTGCCACATCCAAGGTGCCGTCCGGACTGCCATCGTCAATTACAATCACTTCGTATTCGTAGCCGCTGCGAAAGGGCAATTGTTCTTAATTTTCTGTTGTGCGGACGTGTCTATTTCCTTGGAAGACTTTACTCACCTGGCCTTCATGTATTTCACTATAAGCCATATGATAATTGGTAGGTTGTCCTTTTCATTATATGTGGGCAGCAGAATGCTGTATTTGTGGCCATTGGTTGTCATTTTGTTtagaataacaaataaaaattaagcaaaacaGTCAGTGATAGACGAGGTGAAAAACATCGATATCTTTAGTGATGTATCGGTGCTTATGAACTTCATTGCAATCAACGAATTTTTATAGCAAGCATCAGtgtgcaaattatttaaaatcttaaactaattaaagtacaattttataaaagcgagcaattcaatttaaacaaagACACTAAGAAactgttttttaatattttacctTACTAGAGAATTTGTGGTTCCAATTTTAATGTTCAATAGAACCACTTGTGTACTAGCTCGGAGCAATCGATAACAAGTTGGCGGTATCAGACGATAAGAACAGTCGACATTCAAACCGTTACCGTGACAGCTGGCAAGGGCAATTCATTATATGATAAAAGTCGCAGTTCCGTTTCGTTGCTTTATTagttttttggctttggcaaattatttcaaatatacccgcacacacatatacttacacaatatatgtatgtataactTATGTAAAAAgataataacattaaaaattaatcaaaaatacatCAATGTTATCCACATAACTTAACACTATTAAATTAGCtcatatttactatatatagtatgtacatatctGCTTTGATTTTCACAATATTATCAgtaacaaaatattgtttggctcttattaaaaataccgTGAATGTGCTTAGTGTTTTTCGTTTGTAACCTGAGTTCTCAATTTTAAACTAATCCAAAGTTTACGACTGCTTTTTCGCGGCCTTCGACAAGGCCAACGATTGTGCCTCTTTCGTCAGTCGCGTGTATTCCTCCTGCATGGTGGAATAGCACACCTCAATCAGTTTATCCATGTCCTCCTTTTCATAGCCTTCCGTAGAGATTTCAGGGAGAATGTTGATCAGCGCATGGCCAGGGCGAAAAGCTTTCTTCTCCTCATCGAAGAAAGAGTATTTAGAGATGACCACTGGTTGAATGGTGCACTTGCTCTGCAACGCAATATGGAATGAGCCCTTCTTGAAGGGCAACAGCGTATCCTTGGAGTTGCGTGTGCCTTCAGGAAAGACGAGAATCTTGCAGTTACGCTCCTTTATCGCAACCGCTTCCTTTTGCAGTGAGTTAATCGAGTCCGATTTGCGCGAACGATTGATGTACAATGTGCCCCAAAGCCAGGCGCCAACGCCAAAGAAAGGCATGTAAAGAATCTCCTTCTTGGCCACCACAGTTGAGCGGCCAATCACGGGCCACAGATAAGCGAGCACACATAAGTCCAAAGCGCTCTGATGATTCATTAACACCACGCTGCCGTGCTCCCTTCTCACGTTCTCCACTCCACGCACCTCCATGGAAATACCCATTAATTTGCACAGTTGTAGGAAGAACCATGAAGGAATACTGTGAAGGAATATCAATAGATTAGAACTGATAATCGAGTATGGTAAATTTGATGTACTCACAGTCCATTGCGATAATCCCTGGGACGCAGAATCATGAAGGGAATACACACCATGACAATGGCACCAGCTCCGACCAGGACAATGCACATCCTCATCTGGTACGGCGCCTTGGCTGATATGCTTAGGATCAGGGCCACAACACATGCCAATCCAATAACCTCACAAGTGCAAGCCATCTTACTCAGTTATCAAGCAGTG comes from the Drosophila sulfurigaster albostrigata strain 15112-1811.04 chromosome 2L, ASM2355843v2, whole genome shotgun sequence genome and includes:
- the LOC133837038 gene encoding putative 1-acyl-sn-glycerol-3-phosphate acyltransferase acl-2, coding for MACTCEVIGLACVVALILSISAKAPYQMRMCIVLVGAGAIVMVCIPFMILRPRDYRNGLIPSWFFLQLCKLMGISMEVRGVENVRREHGSVVLMNHQSALDLCVLAYLWPVIGRSTVVAKKEILYMPFFGVGAWLWGTLYINRSRKSDSINSLQKEAVAIKERNCKILVFPEGTRNSKDTLLPFKKGSFHIALQSKCTIQPVVISKYSFFDEEKKAFRPGHALINILPEISTEGYEKEDMDKLIEVCYSTMQEEYTRLTKEAQSLALSKAAKKQS